A genomic segment from uncultured Desulfuromonas sp. encodes:
- a CDS encoding prepilin-type N-terminal cleavage/methylation domain-containing protein, producing MLNKFRLNGKEKGFTLIELLIVVAIIGILAAIAIPQFAAYRERAFNSAAQSDLRNFKTAMEADYSDNVEYQAM from the coding sequence ATGCTGAACAAGTTCAGACTGAACGGAAAAGAGAAGGGTTTTACCCTGATCGAATTGCTGATCGTTGTTGCGATCATCGGTATTCTGGCCGCAATCGCCATTCCTCAATTCGCAGCTTATCGTGAAAGAGCATTCAACTCTGCGGCACAAAGTGATTTGCGTAACTTCAAAACAGCGATGGAAGCAGATTACTCCGATAACGTTGAATATCAGGCAATGTAA
- the galU gene encoding UTP--glucose-1-phosphate uridylyltransferase GalU, which produces MHKKITKVVIPVAGFGTRMLPATKAIPKEMLPIVDKPIIQYVVEECVSAGIHQIVLITHPSKQAIENHFDTSFELETTLAGRRKDALLDEVTSVCPEGVTVMQTRQGEPKGLGHAILCARPLIGDAPFAIVLPDVLIDCYLANQKKDNLAAMVRQFEETGISQVMVEPVPMEDVSNYGIVDCVGQQLNSGDSCPIKAMVEKPAQQSAPSNLAIVGRYVLTEAIWPLLERARPGAGGEIQLTDAMDALLLQEEVDAFCMTGKSHDCGNKLGYVQANVEYALKHAIIGNSFQTYLNELVIEKEG; this is translated from the coding sequence ATGCATAAAAAAATTACCAAAGTCGTTATTCCCGTTGCTGGATTCGGCACCAGAATGTTGCCGGCAACCAAAGCGATCCCTAAAGAGATGCTGCCCATTGTCGACAAACCGATTATCCAATATGTCGTCGAAGAATGTGTCAGTGCCGGTATTCATCAGATTGTGTTGATCACCCATCCCTCCAAACAGGCGATTGAAAATCACTTTGACACCTCCTTCGAATTGGAAACAACGTTAGCCGGTAGGAGGAAAGATGCTCTTCTTGATGAAGTGACCTCTGTGTGCCCTGAAGGAGTCACAGTCATGCAAACACGACAGGGTGAGCCAAAAGGGCTGGGCCACGCCATTTTATGTGCCCGTCCGCTTATTGGCGACGCCCCGTTTGCCATTGTCTTGCCCGATGTGCTGATCGATTGTTACCTGGCAAATCAGAAAAAAGACAATCTTGCGGCCATGGTCCGTCAGTTTGAAGAAACCGGCATTAGCCAGGTGATGGTGGAGCCGGTTCCTATGGAAGATGTTTCTAATTATGGGATTGTTGATTGTGTCGGCCAGCAGCTGAATTCTGGTGACTCCTGTCCGATCAAGGCTATGGTGGAGAAACCGGCTCAGCAATCTGCACCCTCCAATCTGGCGATTGTCGGCCGTTATGTTCTGACTGAGGCGATTTGGCCTTTGCTGGAGCGCGCGCGGCCCGGTGCTGGTGGTGAAATCCAACTGACCGATGCAATGGATGCGCTGCTTCTGCAGGAAGAGGTTGATGCTTTCTGCATGACGGGTAAATCACATGATTGTGGAAATAAACTGGGATATGTGCAGGCCAATGTTGAATATGCTCTAAAACATGCAATAATTGGCAACAGTTTTCAAACCTATCTCAACGAATTGGTTATTGAGAAGGAGGGGTGA
- a CDS encoding ABC transporter permease subunit: MLFVYFNLRSLFRDRVFYAVFLTAFFLVALVPMLSSFSMRQVQELSLTLALSGHSLFVVIMGILLGSSVVWRDIETRSIHSVLSLPLTRQKYVLSKFVVLAVFLFVTSCVLSGAVALVVSIAASGYPSEIPVQWGTVLVALVADMLKGVLIAIWALFFSTVATSFYLPFFVSMALFLCGSASQQVYDYILSPSVQLPGFTTSAVKVLYYIVPNFALFDFKVQASYGLPLDMKQFAFAVGYFVLYGGFVLFLSARIFEKREF; the protein is encoded by the coding sequence ATGCTCTTTGTTTACTTCAACCTGCGCAGTCTGTTCCGTGATCGAGTCTTTTATGCCGTTTTCTTAACGGCTTTTTTTTTAGTTGCTCTGGTTCCCATGTTGAGCAGTTTCTCCATGCGGCAGGTTCAGGAGCTCTCACTGACTCTGGCACTCTCCGGGCATTCGCTTTTTGTGGTTATCATGGGTATCTTGCTGGGCAGTTCAGTGGTCTGGCGTGATATCGAAACGCGCAGTATTCATTCGGTATTATCGTTGCCACTGACGCGGCAGAAATATGTGTTGAGTAAGTTTGTTGTTCTGGCCGTCTTTCTGTTTGTAACCAGCTGTGTCCTCAGTGGAGCCGTCGCTCTCGTTGTTTCTATTGCCGCCTCGGGATATCCGTCGGAAATTCCTGTTCAGTGGGGGACCGTTCTGGTTGCATTGGTAGCAGACATGCTCAAAGGTGTGTTAATAGCCATTTGGGCGCTTTTCTTTTCAACCGTGGCCACGTCGTTTTATCTGCCTTTTTTTGTATCTATGGCGCTTTTTTTATGCGGCAGCGCCAGTCAGCAGGTCTATGACTATATCCTCAGTCCTTCCGTTCAACTTCCCGGTTTTACAACTTCTGCCGTGAAGGTGTTGTATTACATTGTTCCCAATTTCGCATTGTTTGATTTCAAGGTTCAGGCAAGCTATGGCTTACCCCTTGACATGAAACAATTCGCCTTTGCTGTTGGCTATTTTGTTTTGTATGGTGGCTTTGTTCTTTTTCTGTCAGCGCGTATCTTTGAAAAAAGAGAATTCTGA